The Henckelia pumila isolate YLH828 chromosome 2, ASM3356847v2, whole genome shotgun sequence genome includes a window with the following:
- the LOC140878071 gene encoding uncharacterized protein, whose translation MDLSSVANSFLKPPVLDDTNYALWKTRMRYTIKAMDVRAWKSILTGWTPPKTLDEDEKYILKPEETWTAEETQSSSYNAKALNEIFSSVDMRMFGIIADCTVAKDAWDVLQEHCEGTDSVRRTRLRLLNAKFENIRMDENETIAD comes from the coding sequence atggactTATCATCTGTTGCGAATTCGTTTTTGAAACCTCCGGTCCTTGATGACACGAATTATGCACTATGGAAGACTAGGATGCGATATACTATAAAAGCTatggatgttcgtgcttggAAAAGTATTTtgactggttggactcctccaaagaCGCTAGATGAAGATGAAAAATACATTCTCAAGCCAGAAGAAACTTGGACTGCcgaggaaacacaaagttcaagctacaatgctaaagcactcaatgAAATTTTTTCATCGGTAGATATGAGAATGTTTGGAATCATAGCTGACTGCACTGTTGCTAAAGATGCTTGGGATGttcttcaagaacactgtgaaggaacagatagtgtgagaagaacaagactGAGATTGCTAAAtgcaaaatttgagaatatcaggatggatgagaatgagactatTGCTGATTAA
- the LOC140880420 gene encoding ubiquitin-conjugating enzyme E2-17 kDa-like isoform X2 produces the protein MGFPKGPVAEDMFHWQATIMGPPDSPYAGGVFLVTIHFPPDYPFKPPKVAFRTKVFHPNINSNGSICLDILKDQWSPALTISKVLLSICSLLTDPNPDDPLVPEIAHMYKIDRSKYETTARSWTQKYAMG, from the exons ATGGGTTTTCCAAAag GTCCTGTTGCTGAGGATATGTTTCACTGGCAAGCTACGATCATGGGTCCCCCAGATAGTCCGTATGCCGGCGGAGTTTTCCTAGTTACCATTCATTTTCCTCCCGACTACCCTTTCAAACCTCCTAAG GTTGCTTTCAGGACGAAAGTTTTCCACCCGAATATAAACAGCAATGGAAGCATTTGCCTCGACATATTGAAGGATCAATGGAGCCCTGCTCTAACTATTTCCAAG GTGTTGCTTTCCATCTGTTCTTTGTTGACTGACCCAAACCCCGATGATCCTCTGGTTCCTGAGATTGCCCATATGTACAAAATAGACAGGAGCAAGTATGAGACAACTGCTAGGAGCTGGACTCAGAAGTACGCTATGGGATGA
- the LOC140880420 gene encoding ubiquitin-conjugating enzyme E2-17 kDa-like isoform X1, producing the protein MASKRILKELKDLQKDPPTSCSAGPVAEDMFHWQATIMGPPDSPYAGGVFLVTIHFPPDYPFKPPKVAFRTKVFHPNINSNGSICLDILKDQWSPALTISKVLLSICSLLTDPNPDDPLVPEIAHMYKIDRSKYETTARSWTQKYAMG; encoded by the exons ATGGCCTCGAAGCGGATCCTGAAGGAGCTCAAGGATCTTCAGAAGGATCCTCCTACCTCTTGTAGTGCTG GTCCTGTTGCTGAGGATATGTTTCACTGGCAAGCTACGATCATGGGTCCCCCAGATAGTCCGTATGCCGGCGGAGTTTTCCTAGTTACCATTCATTTTCCTCCCGACTACCCTTTCAAACCTCCTAAG GTTGCTTTCAGGACGAAAGTTTTCCACCCGAATATAAACAGCAATGGAAGCATTTGCCTCGACATATTGAAGGATCAATGGAGCCCTGCTCTAACTATTTCCAAG GTGTTGCTTTCCATCTGTTCTTTGTTGACTGACCCAAACCCCGATGATCCTCTGGTTCCTGAGATTGCCCATATGTACAAAATAGACAGGAGCAAGTATGAGACAACTGCTAGGAGCTGGACTCAGAAGTACGCTATGGGATGA